One window of the Podospora pseudocomata strain CBS 415.72m chromosome 7, whole genome shotgun sequence genome contains the following:
- a CDS encoding hypothetical protein (EggNog:ENOG503NWEE; COG:L) produces MSDERQVIDLGGSDSEDEDLRIAIALSLGQDPGSRRTNTPRKHETIDLTLDDESPAAGDTAGPSRPGGEDTQDRDQPVPAVMTTSTSASQQSDTPTASQALATGLSALGLDRKKMEEERLARLAQRKRKASLEAPARYSSLDTRSTQIPRMLGDEGISSHSKGRGDKNDTGSLSPAVKASSRRMNSSGSSHGSTWGLANAVEKSVSDSTHSNSNRILPPRSSSTSHQVQTLPYPRGVIKKTWIYPSYPRANDDVKIEEVLQKDILELAVISSFQWDEDWMLSKIDISRTKLYLIAFAKSEAQNEMRNNVPKSRIRFCFPAMQAVGAMHSKLMLLKYEGYLRVVVPTGNFMSYDWGETGTMENVRVDVIVCFGGMVFLIDLPKFKNTEERDAVQGGGLGSFGEDLVYFLMAQGVDPLLINSLRSYDFSETRRYGFVHTIVGSHTTDEAWKRTGYPGLGRAVAALGLASSDPIELDYVCSSLGSVNSSVINSLYYACQGDSGLKELSTRTPAHKKVSDDDVLDHVRVYYPSERTIVTSKGGRDGAGTICFQEKWWKASGFPREVLRDCRSRREGVVMHSKVAFVGRTGGRRGWVYLGSGNLSESAWGRLTREKVGGGVRLNCRNWECGVIFPVESSLAGGDSWEAFENVVPVPMVVPGERFGMPGSEGGLVPWFN; encoded by the exons ATGTCGGACGAAAGGCAGGTCATCGACCTCGGCGGGAGCGActccgaggatgaggacctTCGCATCGCCATTGCTCTCTCCCTCGGCCAGGACCCAGGTTCGCGACGTACCAATACTCCAAGGAAACACGAGACCATCGACCTGACACTTGATGATGAGTCACCAGCCGCCGGGGACACTGCTGGACCAAGTCGacctggtggtgaggatacCCAGGACCGGGACCAGCCTGTCCCCGCAGTCATGACGACCTCGACTTCTGCCTCACAGCAATCTGATACTCCTACGGCCTCTCAGGCGTTAGCAACGGGCCTCTCGGCGCTCGGGTTggacaggaagaagatggaggaggaaagacTTGCTCGACTTGCccagaggaagagaaaggcaTCACTTGAGGCGCCGGCTCGGTATTCCAGTTTGGACACCCGGTCGACTCAGATTCCGAGAATGTTGGGTGACGAGGGGATTTCTTCCCACAGCAAGGGTCGAGGGGATAAGAACGATACTGGCTCTTTATCTCCAGCAGTCAAGGCCAGTTCAAGAAGGATGAATAGCTCAGGGAGCAGTCATGGGAGCACATGGGGGTTAGCAAATGCAGTCGAAAAATCAGTCAGTGACAGCACTCACAGTAATTCCAACCGTATCCTTCCACCCAGGTCTTCTTCGACCAGCCATCAAGTTCAAACCCTCCCATATCCCCGCGGCGTCATCAAGAAGACTTGGATCTACCCAAGCTACCCGCGGGCTAACGACGATGTCAAGATTGAAGAAGTCCTTCAGAAGGATATTCTCGAGCTGGCCGTTATCAGCTCGTTTCAGTGGGATGAGGATTGGATGCTGTCCAAGATTGATATCTCGAGGACTAAGCTGTATCTGATTGCTTTTGCGAAGAGTGAGGCGCAG AACGAGATGAGGAATAATGTCCCAAAGAGCAGGATCCGGTTTTGTTTTCCGGCCATGCAGGCTGTGGGTGCGATGCATTCGAAGCTGATGCTGCTCAAGTATGAGGGTTATTTGAGGGTTGTGGTTCCGACGGGGAATTTCATGTCGTATGACTGGGGGGAGACGGGGACGATGGAGAATGTAAGAGTTGATGTGATTGTGTGTTTTGGGGGC ATGGTCTTCCTTATTGACCTCCCCAAGTTCAAGAACACAGAGGAGAGAGACGCGGTTCAGGGGGGCGGGCTCGGCTCCTTTGGCGAGGATCTGGTGTATTTTCTGATGGCTCAGGGGGTTGATCCGTTGTTGATCAATAGCTTGCGGAGCTATGACTTTTCGGAGACGAGGAGATATGGCTTTGTTCATACCAT TGTTGGCTCTCATACCACGGATGAGGCTTGGAAAAGGACTG GATACCCTGGCCTCGGTCGGGCAGTCGCCGCTCTTGGTCTCGCGTCCAGTGACCCCATCGAGCTCGATTACGTG TGCTCTTCGCTCGGTTCTGTGAATAGTAGCGTGATCAACTCGCTCTATTACGCCTGTCAAG GCGACTCTGGCCTCAAGGAATTATCAACCCGAACCCCGGCGCACAAGAAAGTGTCTGACGATGACGTGTTGGATCATGTCAGGGTGTACTACCCTTCGGAGAGGACGATTGTGACCAGCAAAGGAGGGAGAGAC GGCGCCGGAACGATATGCTTTCAGGAAAAGTGGTGGAAGGCGTCGGGCTTTCCGAGGGAGGTGCTGCGTGACTGTCgatcgaggagggagggagtcGTAATGCATTCCAAGGTGGCGTTTGTGGGCCGGACgggagggaggcgtgggTGGGTGTATCTGGGAAGTGGGAACCTTTCGGAGAGTGCTTG GGGGCGGCtgacgagggagaaggttggcggtggggtgAGACTGAACTGTCGGAACTG GGAGTGTGGCGTTATTTTCCCTGTTGAGTCATCACTGGCCGGGGGTGACAGCTGGGAGGCGTTTGAGAATGTTGTGCCCGTGCCGATGGTTGTGccgggggagaggtttgggaTGCCGGGGAgtgaaggggggttggtgccgtGGTTTAACTGA
- the TOS9 gene encoding Gluconate transport-inducing protein required for gluconate-H+ symport (EggNog:ENOG503NY1J; COG:K) → MSSRASSTSSPVVPLEPTWTGFIPDTGNALAIVEAALRGHLNMIPRRPHDKERDEVIRSGNVFLYDLNTSGIKRWTDGRDWSPSRIQHNWLVYREIDRQSNGRNKKAAKKAETGEITTGGITKKAPSSARNNTQNIRGHGAGNREAAAGRVIELANGKKVPHEGEMGMQKLIGSLVGGYPFKKGGLIKRTMSFESEKLHLQLVTYMSMEDYASGLYSTPYQHAHIRDCFPRQELLQSNFRFFYMDDLGLFEPMYEPMRQQLAYHQALIANPPGAAVFHPHYGLVPHGMPPPGLVPHGMPPPPPPPLAPHNMPPFALAPHDTPPHGLAPNGMQARMQAGMHEQPPALDMVNYPMQDHSNPHSPDYRQDAYTLGSTGQQAQDVGGQEPRSSLVGHPALQTQAEDYGGVPDAPFGDNYGAGMAVDYHSPIYQPHHFPSMQYGSHAMDQNAYPGQEGTYPSRNGSYDGADGAYEARDMAYAEGDMAYPGQILVDYLENNNQHLPQTPDSNHLPPSST, encoded by the coding sequence ATGTCGAGTCGCGCATCTAGCACATCATCGCCCGTGGTGCCATTGGAGCCCACATGGACAGGCTTCATACCAGATACCGGCAACGCGCTTGCCATCGTGGAGGCTGCTCTCCGTGGTCACCTCAATATGATTCCGCGGCGCCCTCACGACAAAGAGCGCGACGAAGTCATCCGAAGCGGCAATGTGTTTCTCTATGACCTGAATACCTCGGGCATCAAGCGCTGGACTGACGGCCGGGACTGGAGTCCTAGCCGCATCCAACATAATTGGCTCGTTTACCGTGAGATCGATCGCCAATCCAACGGCAGGAATAAGAAGGCAGCGAAGAAGGCGGAAACCGGCGAAATCACCACCGGCGGAATCACCAAAAAGGCACCCAGCTCTGCCCGCAACAACACGCAGAACATACGGGGTCACGGCGCTGGAAACCGAGAGGCTGCCGCCGGCAGGGTTATCGAGCTGGCGAATGGAAAAAAGGTCCCACACGAAGGCGAGATGGGTATGCAGAAGCTGATAGGCTCGCTGGTCGGGGGCTATCCCTTCAAAAAGGGAGGTCTGATCAAGCGAACCATGAGTTTCGAGTCGGAAAAATTACATCTGCAGCTGGTCACTTACATGAGCATGGAAGACTATGCGTCCGGGCTTTACAGCACCCCCTATCAACACGCTCACATTCGTGACTGCTTCCCCCGACAAGAGTTGCTCCAAAGTAACTTCCGCTTCTTTTACATGGACGATCTGGGGCTCTTCGAGCCCATGTATGAGCCAATGCGTCAACAACTAGCCTATCACCAGGCTTTGATCGCGAACCCGCCGGGCGCGGCCGTTTTTCACCCCCACTATGGTCTGGTCCCCCACGGCATGCCTCCTCCTGGTCTGGTTCCCCACGgcatgcctcctcctcctcctcctcctctagcTCCCCACAACATGCCTCCTTTTGCTCTGGCTCCCCACGACACGCCTCCCCACGGTCTGGCTCCTAACGGCATGCAGGCCAGGATGCAGGCCGGGATGCACGAGCAACCCCCAGCACTTGACATGGTCAACTACCCCATGCAGGATCACAGCAACCCTCATTCTCCTGACTACCGACAGGATGCTTACACTCTGGGCAGCACAGGCCAGCAGGCTCAGGACGTTGGTGGTCAAGAGCCGAGGAGCTCGCTGGTTGGTCATCCAGCCTTGCAGACTCAAGCCGAAGATTATGGTGGTGTTCCGGATGCCCCATTTGGCGACAACTATGGCGCTGGCATGGCTGTAGACTACCACTCTCCCATTTACCAGCCACATCACTTCCCCAGCATGCAGTATGGGTCGCACGCCATGGATCAGAATGCCTACCCCGGACAAGAAGGAACGTATCCGTCGCGGAACGGGTCCTATGATGGGGCAGACGGGGCCTATGAGGCTAGGGACATGGCCTATGCGGAGGGGGACATGGCCTATCCAGGACAGATTCTGGTGGACTATCTtgaaaacaacaaccagcatCTCCCACAGACACCTGACAGcaaccaccttcctccctccagcacctag
- a CDS encoding hypothetical protein (EggNog:ENOG503NZR2; COG:I), with protein sequence MISYSFRGLERGGGGVVVAVAGARLSSTSPFLAVRGLSSIAVQRRVSAVVSGQQPPPPPPTRPASYQPSNLLFRTFTMSSPPLRTKESKIPKILHPSTLTKKLQSKLPAAIVPQKENIYTIPNILTFSRIIASPFIGYAILHDQHALALGLFAYAGVSDALDGWIARRWKLQTVVGTVIDPMADKMLMTVLVVALGMKGLLPVWLAVLILGRDVALAISAIYYRWISLPPPKTMARYWDFSLPSAEVRPTLISKFNTFLQLGLMGLTTVAPVVTAVDFSQSLAVLQYIVATTTVWSGASYVFSKDAVKILTQPESKKEKEVVVGEEEGKKKEL encoded by the exons ATGATTTCTTACAGCTTCAGGGGTCTcgagagaggtggtggtggtgttgttgttgctgttgctggggcgAGGTTATCGTCGACGAGTCCGTTTCTGGCAGTGAGAGGGCTGTCGAGCATTGCGGTACAGAGGAGGGTTTCGGCTGTTGTATCAGGtcaacaaccgccaccaccgccgccgacaaggCCAGCATCTTATCAACCGAGCAACCTGCTGTTTCGAACATTCACCatgtcctcccccccgcTCCGGACAAAAGA ATCCAAAATCCCCAAAATCCTTCATCCCTCCACCCTAACGAAAAAGCTCCAGTCCAAGCTGCCGGCTGCTATCGTGCCGCAAAAGGAGAATATTTATACTATCCCGAATATTCTGACGTTTTCTCGGATCATCGCAAGCCCGTTTATCGGCTATGCCATCCTACACGATCAGCACGCCCTCGCTCTGGGGCTGTTTGCCTACGCGGGTGTCAGCGATGCGCTTGACGGGTGGATcgcgaggaggtggaagttgCAGACTGTGGTGGGGACGGTGATTGATCCGATGGCGGACAAGATGTTGATGACGGTTTTGGTTGTGGCGTTGGGgatgaaggggttgttgccTG TATGGCTAGCAGTCCTCATCCTGGGCCGGGACGtcgccctcgccatctcggCAATTTACTACCGCTGGATCTCGCTGCCTCCTCCCAAGACGATGGCAAGATACTGGGATTTTAGCCTGCCGAGCGCGGAGGTGAGGCCGACGTTGATTAGCAAGTTCAATACGTTTTTGCAGTTGGGGCTGATGGGGTTGACGACGGTGGCTCCTGTTGTCACGGCTGTTGATTTTAGTCAGTCGTTGGCGGTTTTGCA GTACATTGTCGCCACGACGACGGTTTGGTCGGGCGCGAGTTATGTGTTCAGCAAGGATGCGGTTAAGATTCTGACGCAGCCGGAGAgcaaaaaggagaaggaggttgtggtgggggaggaggaggggaagaagaaggaactCTGA